A region from the Rosa rugosa chromosome 6, drRosRugo1.1, whole genome shotgun sequence genome encodes:
- the LOC133715177 gene encoding uncharacterized protein LOC133715177 isoform X1 — translation MDTRLLEASQTGNVQLLHQLLRDDPQLLHNVLLASGENPLYVASAAGHVEFVEVVLELKPALAKVFNKDGFSPMDVASANGYLEIVRALQKALPELSQDKGKDRWTPLHHAARRGRVDVIREIVSACPESVEDVTRQGETALHLVVKNSQFEAIRVLLELVREMDKLHVMNMKDNLGNSVLHVATWKKQHQVVEWLVGIGTAPGGVLEVDSVNQRGLTALDLLLLFPSEAGDREIEEILRDTGALRARERVQSSSDVPSYAQNHSQMASETHQQQPNNVASTALDTVHYSSGQNHNQMAQQAHQEQVALTAIDIVHPNQLAQQTNQEQGASTAIDIVHPSSDVPSLNQNHNQMAPQAHQEQGASTAIDIVHPSSDVPSLNQNHNQIAPQTTQEQPNNVASTTVAPVHPVSAQITGSPSQNRTQIGSQTDQEELDGMEYFKFKKGIDPVDNARTALLVIAVLVATASYEIALNPPGGLWSDTNLSTNGTEPPHLAGTSNIASYFPVYTIFGAILNCIGFSVSLHMIYVLTTNFPLRLELIVCGLAMYVTFINGLITISPGETAGWYSLFALTPALPPVVLFAARRIRKLWIKLRDLAARTVGKLWIKLKTLLISRWPNLSRFI, via the exons ATGGATACTAGGCTGCTTGAGGCTTCTCAAACTGGAAATGTCCAGCTTTTGCATCAATTGCTGAGAGACGATCCACAGCTTCTGCATAATGTTTTGCTAGCTTCCGGAGAGAACCCCTTGTATGTTGCTTCCGCTGCTGGTCATGTGGAATTTGTCGAGGTGGTTCTAGAGTTGAAACCAGCTTTGGCCAAAGTATTCAACAAGGATGGCTTTAGCCCCATGGATGTGGCATCTGCCAATGGCTATCTGGAGATTGTAAGGGCTCTGCAGAAAGCTTTACCTGAACTCTCCCAGGATAAAGGAAAAGATCGGTGGACTCCACTGCATCATGCTGCTAGAAGAGGGAGGGTAGATGTTATCCGAGAAATAGTTTCGGCTTGTCCAGAAAGTGTTGAAGATGTGACAAGACAAGGGGAGACTGCGTTACACCTTGTTGTTAAGAACAGCCAATTTGAAGCAATAAGAGTCCTGTTGGAATTGGTGCGAGAAATGGACAAGCTGCATGTCATGAATATGAAGGATAATCTTGGCAACTCAGTTCTTCATGTAGCAACTTGGAAAAAGCAACACCAG GTGGTGGAATGGCTAGTTGGCATTGGAACTGCTCCAGGGGGTGTGTTGGAAGTAGACAGTGTAAATCAGAGGGGTCTCACTGCTCTTGATCTGCTACTACTTTTCCCTAGTGAAGCCGGTGATAGGGAAATTGAGGAGATCCTTCGTGATACTGGAGCTTTGAGAGCACGAGAGAGAGTCCAGTCTAGTTCTGATGTACCTTCATATGCTCAAAACCATAGCCAAATGGCATCAGAGACTCATCAACAGCAGCCAAATAATGTGGCTTCGACAGCACTAGATACAGTCCATTATAGTTCGGGTCAGAATCATAACCAAATGGCACAACAGGCCCATCAAGAGCAGGTGGCTCTGACAGCAATAGATATAGTCCATCCTAACCAATTGGCACAACAGACCAATCAAGAGCAGGGGGCTTCAACAGCAATAGATATAGTCCATCCCAGTTCTGATGTGCCTTCACTTAATCAGAATCATAACCAAATGGCACCACAAGCCCATCAAGAGCAGGGTGCTTCGACAGCGATAGATATAGTCCATCCGAGTTCTGATGTGCCTTCACTTAATCAGAATCATAACCAAATAGCACCACAGACCACTCAAGAACAGCCAAATAATGTGGCTTCGACAACAGTAGCTCCAGTCCATCCTGTTTCTGCTCAAATCACTGGCTCTCCTAGTCAGAACCGCACTCAAATTGGATCACAGACTGATCAAGAGGAGCTAGACGGTATGGAGTACTTCAAATTCAAAAAGGGTATAGACCCCGTTGATAATGCACGTACCGCGCTGTTAGTTATAGCTGTATTAGTGGCTACAGCGAGCTATGAAATTGCACTCAACCCTCCAGGCGGTCTTTGGTCTGACACAAACTTGAGCACAAATGGCACTGAGCCACCACACCTTGCAGGGACTTCCAATATAGCTTCTTATTTTCCAGTTTACACCATCTTTGGAGCCATTTTAAACTGCATTGGGTTTTCAGTTTCTCTTCACATGATCTATGTCCTCACAACCAATTTCCCCTTGCGGTTGGAGCTTATTGTTTGTGGCCTTGCAATGTACGTAACTTTCATCAATGGATTGATTACTATTTCTCCAGGTGAGACCGCAGGTTGGTACTCACTGTTTGCACTTACGCCAGCTTTGCCTCCGGTGGTATTATTTGCTGCCAGAAGGATTAGGAAACTTTGGATCAAGCTTAGAGACCTTGCTGCCAGAACGGTTGGGAAACTTTGGATCAAGCTTAAAACCCTTCTAATTAGCCGGTGGCCGAATTTGAGTAGATTCATTTAA
- the LOC133715177 gene encoding uncharacterized protein LOC133715177 isoform X2 gives MDTRLLEASQTGNVQLLHQLLRDDPQLLHNVLLASGENPLYVASAAGHVEFVEVVLELKPALAKVFNKDGFSPMDVASANGYLEIVRALQKALPELSQDKGKDRWTPLHHAARRGRVDVIREIVSACPESVEDVTRQGETALHLVVKNSQFEAIRVLLELVREMDKLHVMNMKDNLGNSVLHVATWKKQHQVVEWLVGIGTAPGGVLEVDSVNQRGLTALDLLLLFPSEAGDREIEEILRDTGALRARERVQSSSDVPSYAQNHSQMASETHQQQPNNVASTALDTVHYSSGQNHNQMAQQAHQEQGASTAIDIVHPSSDVPSLNQNHNQMAPQAHQEQGASTAIDIVHPSSDVPSLNQNHNQIAPQTTQEQPNNVASTTVAPVHPVSAQITGSPSQNRTQIGSQTDQEELDGMEYFKFKKGIDPVDNARTALLVIAVLVATASYEIALNPPGGLWSDTNLSTNGTEPPHLAGTSNIASYFPVYTIFGAILNCIGFSVSLHMIYVLTTNFPLRLELIVCGLAMYVTFINGLITISPGETAGWYSLFALTPALPPVVLFAARRIRKLWIKLRDLAARTVGKLWIKLKTLLISRWPNLSRFI, from the exons ATGGATACTAGGCTGCTTGAGGCTTCTCAAACTGGAAATGTCCAGCTTTTGCATCAATTGCTGAGAGACGATCCACAGCTTCTGCATAATGTTTTGCTAGCTTCCGGAGAGAACCCCTTGTATGTTGCTTCCGCTGCTGGTCATGTGGAATTTGTCGAGGTGGTTCTAGAGTTGAAACCAGCTTTGGCCAAAGTATTCAACAAGGATGGCTTTAGCCCCATGGATGTGGCATCTGCCAATGGCTATCTGGAGATTGTAAGGGCTCTGCAGAAAGCTTTACCTGAACTCTCCCAGGATAAAGGAAAAGATCGGTGGACTCCACTGCATCATGCTGCTAGAAGAGGGAGGGTAGATGTTATCCGAGAAATAGTTTCGGCTTGTCCAGAAAGTGTTGAAGATGTGACAAGACAAGGGGAGACTGCGTTACACCTTGTTGTTAAGAACAGCCAATTTGAAGCAATAAGAGTCCTGTTGGAATTGGTGCGAGAAATGGACAAGCTGCATGTCATGAATATGAAGGATAATCTTGGCAACTCAGTTCTTCATGTAGCAACTTGGAAAAAGCAACACCAG GTGGTGGAATGGCTAGTTGGCATTGGAACTGCTCCAGGGGGTGTGTTGGAAGTAGACAGTGTAAATCAGAGGGGTCTCACTGCTCTTGATCTGCTACTACTTTTCCCTAGTGAAGCCGGTGATAGGGAAATTGAGGAGATCCTTCGTGATACTGGAGCTTTGAGAGCACGAGAGAGAGTCCAGTCTAGTTCTGATGTACCTTCATATGCTCAAAACCATAGCCAAATGGCATCAGAGACTCATCAACAGCAGCCAAATAATGTGGCTTCGACAGCACTAGATACAGTCCATTATAGTTCGGGTCAGAATCATAACCAAATGGCACAACAGGCCCATCAAGAGCAG GGGGCTTCAACAGCAATAGATATAGTCCATCCCAGTTCTGATGTGCCTTCACTTAATCAGAATCATAACCAAATGGCACCACAAGCCCATCAAGAGCAGGGTGCTTCGACAGCGATAGATATAGTCCATCCGAGTTCTGATGTGCCTTCACTTAATCAGAATCATAACCAAATAGCACCACAGACCACTCAAGAACAGCCAAATAATGTGGCTTCGACAACAGTAGCTCCAGTCCATCCTGTTTCTGCTCAAATCACTGGCTCTCCTAGTCAGAACCGCACTCAAATTGGATCACAGACTGATCAAGAGGAGCTAGACGGTATGGAGTACTTCAAATTCAAAAAGGGTATAGACCCCGTTGATAATGCACGTACCGCGCTGTTAGTTATAGCTGTATTAGTGGCTACAGCGAGCTATGAAATTGCACTCAACCCTCCAGGCGGTCTTTGGTCTGACACAAACTTGAGCACAAATGGCACTGAGCCACCACACCTTGCAGGGACTTCCAATATAGCTTCTTATTTTCCAGTTTACACCATCTTTGGAGCCATTTTAAACTGCATTGGGTTTTCAGTTTCTCTTCACATGATCTATGTCCTCACAACCAATTTCCCCTTGCGGTTGGAGCTTATTGTTTGTGGCCTTGCAATGTACGTAACTTTCATCAATGGATTGATTACTATTTCTCCAGGTGAGACCGCAGGTTGGTACTCACTGTTTGCACTTACGCCAGCTTTGCCTCCGGTGGTATTATTTGCTGCCAGAAGGATTAGGAAACTTTGGATCAAGCTTAGAGACCTTGCTGCCAGAACGGTTGGGAAACTTTGGATCAAGCTTAAAACCCTTCTAATTAGCCGGTGGCCGAATTTGAGTAGATTCATTTAA